The following DNA comes from Diorhabda carinulata isolate Delta chromosome 3, icDioCari1.1, whole genome shotgun sequence.
tcatGGATAAAATTAGAGCactataaaaaagatattcaagtttaggaaatatataaacatttgGCTAAATCTGTTGTCTTCACCACATGAAACGCACGAGAAGAAACTTTTCAACCCGGACAGTCGCAAATGAGCTCTTATGAAAGTCTCAGAGTGTTTTTTGTCTGTTTCCAAAATGCATAATTTCTACTTGTATTCCCCACGCAAAAAGGGGTGGTTCTTctttttttcgtacagaaacacgaaCGGCATCATTTCTACTTATATTCCTCGCCCAAAACAGGGTGATCctttttttcgtacagaaacacgaaCGTCACCTTTACGTGATTCGATATCAACCCGGACAGTCGCAACTGAGCTCTTAACATAGATGAATCACATCCTGCTCTTACTACATACACTGTGGAAGACCCAGTGtgtttattgtttgttttcaaaatgCATAACGAGTGGTCGTTATTATTCAAtgtttaaaaagtttcaaatttttttgatagatGTGGTAGCTACGCCTTTTGCATTAATGTTTGACTATGGCATATTATAGTACTATTTTACTATCGCcgcagaagatattttgattttattttaatctaaatgaGTTGAATAATCCACGGAAAAAATTCGATAACTTACAAATTTTAACATAACCTCTTAAAGCTTCCGCTTTACATTTTCTGTTTTGccatttcttaatatttatctcaacaCTCAAAACGCCTCATAAGCCATTCCACTTGGGTTTACGATTACACAACTAAGTGGAACGGAAAGGTCCTGGCCGTGAACTTGATTGTCGTTGGTGCTGAGTGGAATGCACCACTTGTATATAAGGATCTATTTAAGGCtaataagatattaaaaatttgtcgctatcaatatatttttcttagaaCCGatctaacaattaaaaaaataaatctttcaaattattaaacacCATCTTTAAAGCACCTATAACACTCCAAATTGTAAGAAGAATAACCAAcgaatttatagttattaattcggTGTCGGAAACGTAACTAGTAAAGCTTGATTTGTCTATTGCTAGAATGATAGATGTAATTCCAATAGCATAACACGACAAACCTAAACATGaatgtattgtttttaaaacaacTGGTCGCACATAATTCTTCAATTTAGGTGAATAAATAGTTATAACTCCTGTTAATGTCAGTACAAAACATAAGATCCATGAGACCAAACCtgaaaaacgaaattttcaatcatGGATTGATTGCTATTTTAtgttttccactttttatttGTGGGTATGAGATAATGTAAAACTTAATTATTGTAATGGTATACAAATCAACTTCTTTCAGTAATATTTGTTTGACTCACCTGTTATAGCATGGGTAGTTTTAAAATGATCATCTTTGGCATTAATTTGAAACGCTATACCGATAGTAAGTAGGATAAGGCTAAGAGATAATAAAACTCCATGTATCCAAGCTTTTCtacttctatttatttgaaaagacCATGTATTTGTTTcgttaaataatattattcctTCTGCCATCAAAGGTATATACTAAAATccaaataattctattttttttaattttctcgtTCGTTTTCGTAgttgttaaaatttcaaactaaaacttattttatagtAAGTAGTATCAGTCAGCTACACGATCAATAAGTAGGCAACTCACTATACATCTTGGGTGAAGTATTAAAAGTTTACTATACATATTTGATAGAATCCtattatatgatatttttatttgaaaagatttGTGGAAAATTAACTGTAAGAATAATTTCTTTGAATTGCAGTAGTTATggatattaaatataaaatatgaaaaaatgaaattataaaagaaatatatacttACAGCTCCAGTACtgaaagaataatgaataattcttGTAGGATTTAGAtcgttatattttattataacataaGAAATATAAACGAATATAATGAGGACCAGTTGATGAAAAACTGTATTACTTATGAAACCAAGCCTTTGGCTAAATTTCAAGCCAGTTTCTGCTGCCATTCtgtatttagaaaatgtatttgtaaaaaactGAGTAgcaatttacttttataaagCAATTAGTTTTATTAGTATAATCTACGTATTTCCATTATTTGataagtaaattttctttttatgataGTTTCTACTTATTTTATTGATGTACCATATTGGAAATTGGACTTATTTTCCTGTCTAAACATTCAATTTATAGCTATcccactaaattaaaattatgtttcttCTAGACTATAACAATAtccaatatttatataaattttaggatatatattcattaatattctaAATACTGGCTGcatttttgaatcaatttatttataagaaattatctTTATTCTTTGTATCTATTGAATTTGCCTAATATAATGTACATAAGAGCATAGTTTTATATCTTCTGGTTAAGAAGTTACTAACTCTACTTAGCAATTTTCCCCCCATACCTTCCATTAACAAACCAATAACTCATACAAAATATCCCTATTATCTTCCTATTACATTTACCATTCACTTaagctattttgaaaaaatttattcatgaatatCATCTTCAATCTATTTG
Coding sequences within:
- the LOC130892091 gene encoding uncharacterized protein LOC130892091, which produces MAAETGLKFSQRLGFISNTVFHQLVLIIFVYISYVIIKYNDLNPTRIIHYSFSTGAYIPLMAEGIILFNETNTWSFQINRSRKAWIHGVLLSLSLILLTIGIAFQINAKDDHFKTTHAITGLVSWILCFVLTLTGVITIYSPKLKNYVRPVVLKTIHSCLGLSCYAIGITSIILAIDKSSFTSYVSDTELITINSLVILLTIWSVIGALKMVFNNLKDLFF